The genomic window GGCTGATGGTTTACTGTTTCCCTGATGCCTCTTTCTCATCGTATTTCAAGTCATAACCATTCAGCTTGTTAACCAGATATAATTATGCTAGTAATTTTCTAGAATGGAACTGAAATGATCTGACCCAGAGAGGATAACAGTTGCCCATCCCCACACTGTCCCTTCACTGTTCCATTATACCTTTGGTTCTGGATGTCCTCCAGGTATGTCAAGGAGTCCTCGTGCCTCTGCCACTCTCTGGCTCCTCCTGAGTAGAACCACCCGTCCGTCGGAGGTTGCCATAACAGCTCCCACCCCTAGAGGCTGGGCCAGTAGTGCCTGTGAATCCCCAAACTCATTCCTACCACGACACCTCAACTCCTCCGCCCCTTTAGACCAGTTTGTGCCAATGAAATCTTTGTAAAAGGTTAAGCCTAACTCTAAATGCAAAACTGGTTGCTCTtctcttgtttgtgttgtgtgtatgttcaaatatttttgtGATCCTTGGTTGGTCCCTTTGAATGTACTTATTTGCaagtttgtttcagtttgtgttaGAAAGGCTCTCTCACATTCTGACGAGCCAGGTCCAGGTGTTTCATTCCGATGCATCCCGTGCTCTGTCTTTTGACAAGCCACACTTGACAGACACATAGAACTTTCTTCTGCTTCTACTTCCATGTCCttgactgttttaaaatgactgtcaCAGTTTTCCCCTGATGTGTCACCTGCACCCTGCAGGCACTTTGAAGAAGTATGGGGTATAGTGAGGGTTGCTGAGTGCAGTCTGAATTTAGCACCATTGAACAGCCAGGGTTCCTTGGTCACCCTCTCATCCCACACAGCCTGAATATGTTTCTCAATCTCAGGAACATTTTGGCGGTTAAACCTGTGAAGCAAAGGTAAGCAATACAGTTTAATACAGGATTTCAACAGTTAAATGAATGGTTCTGAATATCATGATTAATATTGTACAGGTGACACTGGGAGCAGGCATTGAAGCTCTCAATCCCAGTGCAAATGTGTGAAGGGGATGATGACTGTAAGTCACTGATAGAGAATGCAGTACCTGGTTGCTACTGTCACTTGTACTTGATGTTCCCTGAGACCCCTCAGTGGAGCACAGTGAAGCATCAGTGATACCTCTGGATCCATCAAACTGATATCATCAAGGCTCCTTCTGGTTACACTCAGatacctcctctcctctcctttaaaGAATGATATAGATCATGTAATTTCTGTACATGAATTAGCTATGCTTTGAGAGGATGCCGTTACACAATGTACACATTTCAGTGGCTGctaaataataaaacactgacaggCATCTGAAATGAGGGTACTCAACCACCTTAACCGCAATAAACACTCAAAACCACGACTAGGTGGCTAGATGATGTAGCTACTGTTGTATTCAGTGTCTTGTCTCTGAAAAACTTTAGTAAAGTCTGACGAAAACGCATTTTAACCCGAGTCACACCGCACACTGTCTCGTTTCGCTCCGATTTACAATACATTAACAAACTTTGTGTTTCTCCTCAAGCAACTGAACCATACGTAACACTCTGACGCGAAGTAGCTACCTTCTAGGAAGCACTATTAGGCAGATTAACTCGTTATTTACCTCTTTCCATGCACTTAAAATAATCTTTCACAGCGTATAAGTGGTCCTTCAACTACGAGGTATGATACCTCAGCCTCTCTGTCAGCTCAGGAAAGATAACGGAGCATTACTATGTTTTACTAACAATGAATTAGCTAGTACTTTATCCTAGCATGCTAACCTAACCATAGGAACTTCACTGTAGCAAAATAACCTTGTTAACTTCCGAAATATCACGCCCCGCTGTCATGTACATTGACACTTCAGACGTAGTTATGTAGAAGTAAATGCAGGAAGcttaaatgtcaaatttaaCTCTTCGAATCATTCATGTATGCGTGACTGAGGTATTTGGTTGTATGGTTAGCTAGTTACATTTGACCGACAAACTTTATTTCACCAAGTTTCAGAGAGCTTTTGAATAAAGTGGCGATTAAAAGGTTGAGCCTGATGCATTGGAGATAAGGTAAGTTAGCTTTCTTAGTTATGTGTTGTTGTATATCTTAATAATTTTGGATTTGTCTAAAACCACGTTGCTTTGCTTTCTGAAATGGTTTATCAAATTTGTAGGTCGGGCATCTCTACCCAACACACTACAAGGACTCTTTGAAAAGCAGCGTTAAGTTTACTGAAACAATTGGTTCATTAGCAGGTTTTATTGCTAACCCATCATGCTACTAAATTACATGAAGAATTACATGGACAAATTCAGATTAATCCGACAGATGACACTTGGGTGATAAAAAGACTGAAACCAAACATATTTGATGAATTATCCGTAGTCAATTTGAGATGTTAAAGTAACAAAGCTTGCTTTTGCAACGAGTTACTGTCACATGATGCATGATCTGCACCGGGTTTGCCAGTCATCTTAAAGGACGCCATAGATCGTAGACGAAAAGCATTCTCAACCCTTTCCACACTCGTCTAAATGCTTGATATGATACTGATGTTGCGTATGTACATCTGGCTGACAACTTTGATGTGCCTTAGGATGAATGCAGACGTCGTTACCCGCTTCGATTTCTATATTGGGCTGTCACTAGCTGTAAGTTCCAGTATTTTCATTGGTGGAAGCTTCATTCTGAAGAAAAAAGGCCTGTTACGATTGGCTACCAAAGGCTCTATGAGGGCGGGTACgtaatttcttttttacctTCATTATTATGTTGAGCATCTAAAATAGTATTGCAGAGTATATCCAGCtaacctgactacactaacttAGTGACACCGTGTCTTTCCAACACCATAACTTTCGATCAGctgcttttccattttttttcatccaggTCAAGGGGGATATGCATACCTAAAGGAATGGCTATGGTGGGCAGGGCTTATATCAAGTATGTTATTACAGAGATTTGACTGATTTCACACCCTTCGTTATTTAGAATACATTTACGTCTTCCAGCATAACTTGTTTTTAATGGCAACATTACTTTAAAAGTGTTTGCTAAAACCAGTTTACAATTAGGTCTTTATATGCAAAGTATCATGTACCTGCCACCTAAAGGAGGCTGGGTGTTTTTACTCTCACAGATAAAAGCTGCACTCCTACTGACAAAGTGGAAATCAGTTAAAAGATATCAGTACACAAAATTCTTCATGCATTTGTTAGCTGATTGTTGGAAACTACATGTTCTCTACCTCCCTCTGAATGgcagtatatgtatgtgtatggttaTGTGCTGTCTATTTCATGAACTTTACTTTCAGTGGGAATAGGAGAGGCAGCAAATTTTGCAGCTTATGCCTTTGCACCTGCAACATTAGTGACGCCACTGGGGGCACTAAGTGTCCTAGTAAGGTATGTGtcacaaatatgtatttgtttaactGAACTCTCAGTTTATTTGTTAGGGATAAGTACATTACTCGCATGAGAGAGTGTACAGATTGTAAATCACTACATCAGATACTCTCAGGTAATGTAAAAGCTGACTGATGACCTCTAAGGGAAACACACAGTATAAATGAGGGATTTACTTTGCAGTTAAGATTATATGAGtaggtttttttattattattattttacgaACAATGAAAATTACCTAGCATTATCATATCAGCAGAActgggaaggaaaaaaatatatatatatatacatacatacatacatatatatatacacacacacacacacacatatatgcatgcatgcatggtAGTAGTGcatatttactgattttttttcttcttcttctaaagTGCAGTGCTCTCCTCTTATTTCCTAAATGAGCGGCTCAATATCCATGGGAAGATTGGCTGCCTGCTGTGCATCCTGGGATCCACAGTGATGGTGATTCATGCCCCTCAGGAAGAGGAGGTAGCCTCACTAACCGTCATGGCAGAGAAGCTTAAAGACCCAGGTAAACTTCTCTTCATACCAATGTGTAAATGGTGCACAAACTTCTCTCAGTGGGAGAGTACTGTTACTAGCCTGGTTTTAATGAGGACAATGCAGTGTAACTTAGTAGTTTTTCATGATTGTACAACTGTGCATGATGAACTATGAAAACTATTACTGTATATACAGACAGGTTAACTTTGTTAAGACgtacataaacataaatgtaGAACAGTATACACTATTAAATCCAATAAGGgccatcttctttttttgcaggATTCATTGCTTTTGCTGTGTGCATTGTGGTGGGCAGTATGGTTTTGATAATATTCATAGCTCCTCGTTATGGCCAGAAGAACGTTCTGGTTTACATCCTGATTTGCTCAGTGAttggctctctgtctgtgtcctgtgtgaagGGCCTTGGCATTGGCATCAAAGAGCTTTTTGCTGGGACAGCTGTCCTTAGGGACCCTCTGTTCTGGGCCTTACTTGTGTGTCTAGTGGTTTGTGTCAGCCTCCAGATAAGCTACCTTAACAAGGCTCTCGATATTTTCAACACGTCCATCGTCACGCCAATCTACTATGTCTTTTTCACCACCTCAGTCATGGCCTGTTCGGCCATTTTGTTCAAAGAGTGGTTACGTATGTCCACGGATGGCGCAGTGGGAACTGTTAGCGGGTTTTTGACCATCATTACGGGCATCTTCCTCCTACATGCCTTTAAAGATCTCACTTTTACCTTGGACTCACTCCCGCTCTACCTGCGACAAGATTTTCAGGGTAGCACTTGGGCCCAGCCTTACACGGCTTTGCCCAGGGATGACAACTTGTCAGGGGCTGAGTGCAAACTGGTCAGCAGCAATGGAGCAAAGAATGAGAACAGAATGAGGGCATCCCCTCAGAGTGCCTTTTGGATGAAAAATGGCACTGTTATTACTtagtaaaatgaaacaaagacatTTACAACCAAACTGAATCAGTCTGTGCTTATTACTGTATTTCAGGCTAATGAAATTTGCTGTATCTTcttgttacttttatttttatgccACAAACACTGTGAGATAGTCTGTTCTGCTTTTGTCTTCCAAACATGTGATTGTTTCAGTTGAGACATTTCAAAAGAGATATTTATCTTCTCCTATTTTTACTTAATGTCACTGTACTTGGCCATTTTCTTGTTGCACTGCTTTTGTCACAGAggtactgttttatttttcccataatatatttatgtatgtgcaatttaaaatcttaggatttctttctttttttacctgcCAAACTGAGGAGGTGCCTTCACTGTACTGTGCACACAATCATTCCATGAAGAATCATAGTTCTGAGCAATGGCTTGAATATAACATCTTTTTCTGAATGTAGTAATGTTTTCTCTGACTAAATTATTTGGTCTTATCATTACATAGCACATTTCTTAAGTTACACTGTAACTGTCCTGTTGATTATATTATGTAAAAACTATAAGAGAAAATCAGGAGCAGTTGTAGAATTCTTTTATTAACTTGTAATTTTTGTAATAGCTCAATcaaaattcatatttaaatcATCAATCTTAAGTGAAATTTTACAAATATGTCACTGTTGCCTTATTGTTAATTAATTTACATGTTGATGCCTTTGGCTAAGTGAATGTCCCTGGAATTGTATGACATGGAAGGCAGCCATCATTAAATCTACTTGTTTAGTTGAGTTTagtatttgtatttatacaAAGAATTACTGTACGGGGTTGATGTCAATAAACATAACTCTGAAACCTGTTTGTAGACTACTGAATCTTCCAGTATCATAAACTTACCCTTTTTCTCATCTCTATTAGTAAGCTCTACCCGTGATAAATAAGGTCAAAGATTATAAGACAGTGGATACATTTGACTTTCTTTTATTGCATATGTACATTTGGACAAATACTGAGTTTCAGCCCTACTGTCTGGCGGCCTTCCCTGTATGACACTGAAGTTTCTGTTGACCTGGTACACACTGAATCCCAGTAGTTTGAAGGGAAAGTTCAATGAATCCACAGGACAATTTGTTGGCTGTTCCTTTCATTGTTCATTAGACCAAGACCCACACATAGACATAAACCAGGCAATCTCTCAGTACAACTAATACTACATGCTGAGGTCCTTGCTTAAAATTTTGGTACCAAGATCTGGCAAAAAGCAACACAAAGTCTTTCAAGTGTGTAACTGACAGGAAGAATGCTGTCCTACTTCACATCCTCGCCCTGATGGGTCAGAGATAATGACCTTTGTCACGTGATATGATGAGGCACTTTATCTCTTCAAAACTTCATGTTTCTTTCACCTTGTTACTTGGTCATCCCTTCACAGTCTAATGCTGACTGGGTTGTGGATACCAGTATTGATGGGTGCCTGGCTGTTGCTTTGTCCTGTCACCTCAGTTCAGAATCTTTTAGTCAGACATGGTTTCTGAGAAGGACCCTCTactcctctgtgtctgctcGAGTCTGTTCAGGATGAACTGGCTGGTGTCAATGAAACGTTCTACACAGTTTACGAAGCACATCTCTGTCCTTGAATCCAGTTTTGGGCCTGGTTTATCCATACATTTC from Chanos chanos chromosome 2, fChaCha1.1, whole genome shotgun sequence includes these protein-coding regions:
- the nudt22 gene encoding uridine diphosphate glucose pyrophosphatase NUDT22: MDPEVSLMLHCAPLRGLREHQVQVTVATRFNRQNVPEIEKHIQAVWDERVTKEPWLFNGAKFRLHSATLTIPHTSSKCLQGAGDTSGENCDSHFKTVKDMEVEAEESSMCLSSVACQKTEHGMHRNETPGPGSSEFLHLELGLTFYKDFIGTNWSKGAEELRCRGRNEFGDSQALLAQPLGVGAVMATSDGRVVLLRRSQRVAEARGLLDIPGGHPEPKAVCKGVNEETITVEMLLGRERAIVTEIFSSVCAEIRDEVNVPLEYLSEPVLMGIALNHTSAGRPSAEFFIRCSLTAEKVKDFYCRGGPEAHESTDIVFLTRNEILQLGLSTPLWSELCPSAKGAVMLYRQVIPDEGDI
- the LOC115804975 gene encoding magnesium transporter NIPA2, which encodes MNADVVTRFDFYIGLSLAVSSSIFIGGSFILKKKGLLRLATKGSMRAGQGGYAYLKEWLWWAGLISMGIGEAANFAAYAFAPATLVTPLGALSVLVSAVLSSYFLNERLNIHGKIGCLLCILGSTVMVIHAPQEEEVASLTVMAEKLKDPGFIAFAVCIVVGSMVLIIFIAPRYGQKNVLVYILICSVIGSLSVSCVKGLGIGIKELFAGTAVLRDPLFWALLVCLVVCVSLQISYLNKALDIFNTSIVTPIYYVFFTTSVMACSAILFKEWLRMSTDGAVGTVSGFLTIITGIFLLHAFKDLTFTLDSLPLYLRQDFQGSTWAQPYTALPRDDNLSGAECKLVSSNGAKNENRMRASPQSAFWMKNGTVIT
- the timm8a gene encoding mitochondrial import inner membrane translocase subunit Tim8 A, whose amino-acid sequence is MDGQGITADPELQQFIETESQKQRFQQLVHQMTEVCWEKCMDKPGPKLDSRTEMCFVNCVERFIDTSQFILNRLEQTQRSRGSFSETMSD